The sequence below is a genomic window from Salvelinus namaycush isolate Seneca unplaced genomic scaffold, SaNama_1.0 Scaffold193, whole genome shotgun sequence.
ggtgtgcaaaagagcagaaaagtaaataaaaacaatatggggatgaggtaggcagattgggtgggctatttacagatggactatgtacagctgcagcgatcggttagctgctcagatagctgatgtttaaagttagtgagggaaatataagtctccagcttcagcgatttttgcaattcgttccagtcattggaagcagagaactggaaggaaaggcggccaaaggaggtgttggctttggggatgaccagtgagatatacctgctggagcgcattctacgggtgggtgttgttatcgtgaccagtgagctgagataaggcggagctttacctagcaaagacttgtagatgacctggagccagtgggtctggcgacgaatatgtagcgagggccagccaacgagagcatacaggtcacagttgtgggtagtatatgtggctttggtgacaaaacggatggcactgtgatagactgcatctaatttgctgctcgtctgaagaggaggtgtagcagggatcggaccaacatgcagcgtagtcagtgctcaacatgtttaataaaacgaaactgtgaacacttacaacaatacaaaataataaatgtggcaaaccgatacagtcctagctggtgcagagaaacacaaagacagaaaacaaccacccacaatccccaacacaaaacaagccacctaaatatgattcccaatcagagacaacacaaaacacctgcttctgattgggaaccatattaggccaaacatagaaacagacaaactagacacacaacatagaatgcccacccagctcacgtcctgaccaacactaaaacaagcaaaacacacaagaactatggtcagaacgtgacagtacccccctcctgaggtgcggactccgaacgcaccccctaaaactctaggggagggtctgggtgggcatctgtccgcggtggcggctccggcgctggacgaggacaccactccaccattgtctttgtccccctccttagcgtcctttgagtggcgaccctcgccgccgaccttggcctagggaccctcacaaagggccccatcagactgaggagacagctccgaaccgagaggtaacttaggacagagaggtagctcaggacagagaggtagctcaggacagagatagctccggacgaatggcagctccggactgaatggcagctccggactgaatggcagctccggactggctgacggctctggcagctcctgactggctgacggctctggcagctcctgactggctggcggctctggcagctcctgactggctggcggctctggcagctcctgactggctggcggctctggcagctcctgactggcggctctggcagctcctgactggctggcggctctggcagctcctgactggcgggcggctctgacggctcgggacagacgggtggctcagatggcgctgggcaggcaggcagctcagatggcgctgggcaggcaggtagctcagatggcgctgggcaggcaggcagctcagatggcgctgggcaggcaggcagctcagatggcgctgagcaggcaggcagctcagatggcgctgggcaggcaggcagctcagatggcgctgggcaggcaggcagctcagacggcgctgggcagacggccgactctgacctgctgaggcgcacagtaggcctggtgcgtggtgccggaactggtggtaccggactggagacacgcaccacagggagagtgcgtggaggaggaacagagttctggagacgcacaggaagcctggtgcgtggtgttggcaccgatgatactgggctgagggcacgcaccacaaggcgagtgcggggtgctggaactggaggcctggtacgtggcgccAGCACCGGAGAGCTGGtgcatggggctgccacaggagagctggtgcgctgagctggcacaggacgtgcagggctagggaggcgcacaggaggcctggtgcgtgaggctggcacagtcttcaccagacggctagcccgcacctcaggacgagtatggagagctgacccaggtgacatcaaatccccgacacgctccgtcgggcggatgtcgtgcctcatgcaccaaaccagcaaatccctcatttctctctcctccaatttccccattagatccttcacagtctctacttcgctcacctccaataccgccctcaccggctctggttccatccttggctccttacggtaagcagggggagttggctcaagtctcctacttgacccagctacacccCCCTTTAGCCccctcccaagaaatttttgggggagcctctcgggcttccagccgctctgccttgctagcgcctcataatgccgcctctctgcttttgctgcctccagctctgctttggggcggcgacattcctctggctctgcccagggtccttttccgtccagctcgtcctcccatgtccactcctgaactcgctgctgctgctgctgcccgtagccacgctgcttggtccgagtttggtgggtggttctgtaacggcagtcttcctcctcttcgtctgaagaggaggtgtagcagggatcggaccaacacgcagcgtagccagtgctcaacatgtttaataaaacgaaactgtgaacacttacaacaatacaaaataataaatgtggcaaaccgatacagtcctagctggtgcagagaaacacaaagacaggaagcaaCCACCCACAattcccaacacaaaacaagccacctaaatatgattcccaatcagagacaacacaaaccacctgcttctgattgggaaccatattaggccaaacatagaaacagacaaactagacacacaacatagaatgcccacccagctcacgtcctgaccaacactaaaacaagcaaaacacacaagaactagggtcagaacgtgacagttgaagagcatgcatttcgttttactagcatttaaaagcagttggaggccacagaaggagagttgtatggcattgaagctcgtttcgaggttagttaacacagtgtccaaagaagggccagatgtatacagaatggtgtcgtctgcgtagaggttgaCTGACCTGTCTGAATGGAATTGGCAGCTGGAATAGTAGCGGAGAAAAGCAGGTAGTGAATTGACTGGCCTGGATAAAGAGAATTAGCAGCTGGAATAGTAGCGGAGAAAAGCAGGTAGTGAATTGACTGGCCTGGATAAAGAGAATTAGCAGGTGGAATAGTAGCGGAGAAAAGCAGGTAGTGAATTGACTGGCCTGGATAAAGAGAATTAGCAGCAGCATGCAGAAGTCAATATAAAGGGTGAATAGTTTATTAATTTAATGATGAACGAAAATACTGTATAGACTCCAAACTTGAAGCTAGAAATTCACCACTTGTGTTTTAATCACCCGGAGTAAACATTAATACAATACACACAATGCAAGAACGGGAAAACCAGAGCACTGTTGGGCAAACAGGGtcaggaggaggggaggggtggggtggggtggattTAAATTCCAAAGGGGCTCTGAGCCCGTTTCCCAGTTCCCCAGTCAGCAATGTGTTTGTGAGAAATCAGTCTTTTTGTCTACTCGAAAAAAGGCTAAATCTACATTGGTGGCCCAGTCGAAGTTTGCAATTCTTTGCTCTTTCTATTGAGTGAATGGAGAGAATGAAGTGGCTAGAAGGCGGTATTTGATCTAGTCAATTGGAGAAAGTGACAGAATTCTAAAGTATTTGTTTAATGCGCCAAGATGGGAAATTTCTTTCACAGCACCTGATGTCCCTGACACTGAATGAATGCATTTtaatataaataaaaatacaattaaacaTATAAGCTATCAATGTAGCACACGTAATTAAGGCCAACTACACGCGTGGATATATAAATAGGCTATTTAGGATGATACAAAAATACATAAGAAACAATTAAATACATAgagataaaaaatattttagtCTACTGTGATTATTACATTGTGAAAAAATGCACATGTAGAGATACATTTCGTTGATTTTAaattactttttaaaaatgtctTGTTAGGCTATCCATACTATCAATATCAGCTATGTAATATATGGCTAAAACAAGTCCAATTCAAATTAACTTGTGCAAAATGGTTAGCAGTTTTTTCAATGCAAAACATAAAAAATGCTTTGAATGTTAACCTTTCTTTTATGATAATTACAATTTTTATAATGTGCTAGACCTACTCTGTTCATTGTCGATATGTTTTGGAAGTCAGAAGCAAATCTCATGGTGTTATATAGCCTAATGTAATTCTATTCCATCTCCGTGTCAATGTGTGTTTCATTTATTGAGGGTCTATTAGCGTGTAGCTGAATGAATGAGGCCGGTTGTCTGCGCTGTGACTACGGCAGTACCTCCATGCATTCTAATCACCCGCATTCTGATTCAGCAGTTCCACGGTTCTGTTCTGACTGCTCCTGTGGGAACGGCGCGACGAGGGTTCTGGTGTCGCCTATACACTGTACACCGCGTTCTGTACTCAGGTCTAGACACTCAAATACACAGCAATATACCATGTTGAGCTATATTCATGATTATGTCAACATTATTTCATTTACTTTATATTTGTAATGGAAATATATTTGTTAGATTTGTATATATTTGTAATGGAAATAAATTAAATATTAGAAAGTGAAGAGTCATATTGAAATCGAAAAGTTGTATTGTtgtaaatatataataataataatcatcatcatgCCATAATGATCTGTCTGGAAGTTTTCCCAGTTGTAAATCAGTAAGTGCACGATGACAGCATTATTCCAGCTGTTAACAAAATACACCAACCATTATATTGTTTACACTATTTACACAGAATACACCAACTATTATAATGTTTACACTATTTACACAGAATACACCAACTATTATAATGTTTACACTATTTACACAGAATACACCAACTATTATAATGTTTACACTATTTACACAGAATACACCAACTATTATAATGTTTACACTATTTACACAGAATACACCAACTATTATAATGTTTACACTATTTACACAGAATACACCAACTATTATAATGTTTACACTATTTACACAGAATACACCAACTATTATAATGTTTACACTATTTACACAGAATACACCAACTATTATAATGTTTACACTATTTACACAGAATACACCAACTATTATAATGTTTACACTATTTACACAGAATACACCAACTATTATAATGTTTACACTATTTACACAGAATACACCAACTATTATAATGTTTACACTATTTACACAGAATACACCAACTATTATAATGTTTACACTATTTACACAGAATACACCAACTATTATAATGTTTACACTATTTACACAGAATACACCAACTATTATAATGTTTACACTATTTACACAGAATACACCAACTATTATAATGTTTACACTATTTACACAGAATACACCAACCATTATAATGTTTACACTATTTACACAGAATACACCAACCATTATAATGTTTACACCATTTTAATGAGAAAATATTTCGATGACCAAGTTTATAATTCATTGCAGACTATATGAACACTTTTGAAAAGCACGCATGCTGGCAGAAAAACCACTTGTAGTTCGGGTTTATCATGCTGTTCCTTGAACATGGACAACAGTTACAGCATTTAATCACATGTATGTCACCATGGTTTTAAATGGCTTTACATCACACGCTTCACAGAACAGCTCCTGCAAAATAGATATCTAAAACATTTAACTAAAAAGTGTATTTTACAACATTATCATATCAACTTATTTGCAATTATTCACATTTATTCACATATTTATTTTGCATTTAGTAAAGACCCTATTGTTCACCTTACTATTTTTTAAGATTGAAAAACAAAATCACAATTGACTTTTATCTTTACATAGATAGCAGAAATAAATCAAAGTAAATCTCTTTCATGCTTCTGACTGAGCCGCTGTTTGCATTTCCTCACTCATTTACAAAACACACTGATAAAACTGACACAACGAATACCTTTTAAGTTGAACAGCAATATGTCCCTATATCTCTGCTGGAACCATGTTAGAAGACAATTAGTATTCAAAGCAAACCACCGACATCAAAATACACCGCAGCACGGAAGTCTCTTGCCTTAATTAATTGTAGTTATTCTCGGCCCAAGATGTCAGCGGCAAGAGTCAAAATAAACGTTGGATTTGGTTTGAGCCTGCTGGTCTAGTTTACAAAGAGTTCTGTATAGTTGTTAATGTTAGTGCACTGCCACGGACTGCAGTGTCGGGTTGGTGTGAGTCTCCCTGGGAGTGGGGGGGCTGCTTTGGCTGGGGTCTGTCTGCGGGGAGGTGGGGCTCAGAGATTGGGGAGAGTTCGAAAGGAAGGCGGATGTGTGGGGCGTCAGCCCCGCCGAGAGACCCACCGTGGTCGGGTTGGGTTTGATGGGCACCGGAATGGCGGGTAGGGTCTgtcctccgtgacacagagattTAAGGGGCATGCGGTAGGCCACGTAGTCACCGCTCATAGAGATAGGAGAAACAGAGTCCACCATAGTGTTGTACATGTGAGGCCAGGCCGCAGTCAGCTGGTTGTGCAGCGGGTAGCCTGCAGACACGGACTGCATGGTGGAGAACGCCAGACTCCCGGGAACCTTGTACTCTCTGGCGATGATGTTTTCTATAGCAAATGGGTGTTTAAAAGTTGATGGCTGTGACACTCCCAAGTTATAGCTGGACATCTGAGGGAGGTGTGTGCCGGTGGCAGCCAGGGCACTGAGCCTGAGATAATGGGCTGCGTCAGACTGCTTGGACTGAGCCAGGTGCTCCTGAGcagccatcatcatcatcaccttgaACCGTTTACGGCGACGCAAGAAGCTCCCGTTCTCGAACATGTCCCCGCAGCTGGGGTGCAGAGCCCAGAAGCTTCCCTTCCCGGGCTGGTCCGGACGCCGCGGGATCTTGATGAAACAGTCGTTGAAGGACAGGTTGTGTCGTAAGGAGTTCTGCCACCGCTGGGTGTTCTCTCTGTAGTAAGGGAACCTGTCCATGATGAACTTGTAGATCTCGCTGAGAGGGAGCATCTTCTCCGGGCAGGACTGGATGGCCATGGCGGTGAGGGAGATGTAGGAATAGGGAGGTTTCTGGTCGCTGTACGTGTTCCTCCCTGGTCGAGGCATCCTGACAGTATTCTTTCACAACACTTTACTTCACACAACTCGTTCCGCTTAGTTTAGCTTTGTGATGGAAACTTCTCAGAACTCTTCATGAAAATTAAATATTCTGCATGCGTAAAATACAAAACACGTGAGTAGTAGCCTACTGCAGTATAAGTTTAACTGATAGAAGTTGAGTTGAGATGAGCTAAGTAGCAGCTATACTTCCATGTCCTCCCTTTTCTGCCGTGTGATAGTTGATTGTGGTGCGGTGTGATAGTTGACTGTGGTGACAGCCATATAATAGACCCCCTCAGAGCAGCTCCACTAATGTGCCACCTCTACATATCACATGACAACCACCCAGGGAGGAGGGGGCTCCTCCCGGAGAAAGGCATAATCTGCTTTCATTGACACCTATTTACATGGACACCTTGGGCCAATGGAAATCCTTTCCATCTGAAGACCGAGCAAAGGGTTAAAAGGCTCGGTAAACGGAATTGAACAGTGATGGCACTCGGTAGCCAAGAGTGTGTATGCGCTAACCTTTCTTCGGGGGGTTTAAAGCCGTTAATTCACACTGCAGTTGGAGCTACTGAGCTATGGGATGTTTGACATGGAAATTGGCTGACATTTCTACTGTGTTTTGTATTATTAGTGTGTATTAGGTTGTTTGCTGTCACGACATTACCTTATAGGAAAGAAATCACCGTtagtgttttgttttgtctttgttttgtaTGCCACTGTCAATGTTGAAATGTATGTGTGTCGATTTGGATGAACAAAAAACGAATCCGATGAATGACCACATTATGCTCTTTTACAAAGCAAAATGTTCTACTACAATTTTAAATGGTGTGTTCTATTTATGTTAGTCTCTGCATTCAGTAGGCAGCCTGTGTGTGAGTCGTGTGAATGAACAGCTTTATTCACCTAATCCTGATAGTGGGGATTTAATACATTCAGACAGGTGCATAAAGTCGACTGGTGTGTAAAGCTGCTAAATAAGCGTTACGTTAAACTGTCAATAGTTTCACCCAGAATCAAACAGGAAGATCGTCTTTTAAAATTCGTATTCACACTTTATTGTATTGCTATTAAATGCACTATAATTAAAATCACCAGCGCAATATGCTATAGTAGACCAACACAATAATTATTCCCTGAAACTAAAAAATAACCATCTTGATTGATTTATGGCAATTAATTAAGAAACCTCCAATGGTATGAAACTTCAACCAGCCTCAACGTATTATCTTTCCCTGTTTATCCACGACATAAGGGTATAGTGTGGTCTATGAAACTTCATGAAGGCCAGTGAGTCTTTTGTGTTTATGTAAAACAAATTTGAAAAGTACTTCAGAAATGCAAATAAAGTCTCTGGGGTTGAAAGCTATAAAATATCCATAAGTGAATTATATGAATGTGAAAACCAAATGCAAGCCTATTTTCAGCCCTGGCCATTCAAACTTTTTGCCAGGCTCACCATGGAGCAACTTTTCGCTTGGCAGGTTCCCAATGCCAGAGACCACACATGCCCACGCGGATTTGGTCATAATTTATGCTAATGAGCCTCCATAAATCCACAATACAGGCCATTGCAGGCGGACGGATTAGCAATAGAATCTGCTATGGGAGGAGACTGGAATTGTTGACTATAGTAACAGCTATGGGCCTACTCTCAAAGAGATATCAGGAGCTTGAGGAAACTACGGCTATAAAAGATGAGATCTTCTCCAAGTtgttaaatatttacaaaacagaaaataaagtAGGCAGACCAACCAAACGGGTTAGGGTTTCCTTGGTTGCCACACAATCCCTGTCTGAACAAAATAGACTTCAGGAAGTCAGAACCACGCTGCGCATGGAAGCATCTTTTTATTTCCATGGGCTTTTATTCCTCGTGAAGAGATTCTTTTAACTTGTCATTCCTCTATTGGTGTTAGGCAGAAAGGAGTCTGGTTTTCAGGCTTTTCAACAGACATTTCTTAAAGTGTCCCAACTGCCCGTGAACCTCGGAACGCCCTGGGTCCAGAGGGTCCATTATTTAGGTGATAATGCCggagaagctggtgtttggagaatatattggcacgggtgttgctCGTCCAGGGCCGGCAGAcctgccaatatatcctccaaacaccggcttcgagggcattatcactatTATGCAACTGGTTACCAACATGTtcaaataaaacattatttttatgaatttattcatGTTATTTCATCCTTCCCATtacaaaaaaaagattgcagtcagagtgcacaATAATTGCAGTTATTCTGCACTAACTGcttccaaaataccacagtcgactgcagttattctgcactaactgcttccaaaataccacagtcgactgcagttattctgcactaactgcttccaaaataccacagtcgactgcagttattctgcactaactgcttccaaaataccacagtcgactgcagttattctgcactaactgcttccaaaataccacagtcgactgcagttattctgcactaactgcttccaaaataccacagtcgactgcagttattctgcactaactgcttccaaaataccacagtcgactgcagttattctgcactaactgcttccaaaataccacagtcgactgcagttattctgcactaactgcttccaaaataccacagtcgactgcagttattctgcactaactgcttccaaaataccacagtcgactgcagttattctgcaataactgcttccaaaataccacagtcgactgcagttacagAAATTTTACTGCATTTTCAAAACTACAATCTTTTTTTTGTATGGGTTCCacgagatatagtcccgacacaaatctaaggttgctacccaagccagctggttgtttgttctatcggttcggttgccagagatgcAACCCAGTCTaagtatttttgttctgtatctatagatgcgacccagtcgttcattctaaatgttctattgccatactggctgagAACGTTCGTATCCCTTGCTTGTTaactagccaactacggctaatttacagtcacgtcaaacagtgcagccagaataacaacaaagtatCTGCATTTGTTGAAGCAGTTTtttgtgacatttatttggatgcatccataacaatgagctaatgagtcACGACTTCACCTgccatagaaaatgtgctctcttgtcaggacactgttgttcagaggagctagccagcaacacagctaacacaatcacttcaaactgaagctggaaagactgcaaactagctgcattttgtttagtttgacctgttttctgttgacattcctttgtatatatatatatatatagacatgtTCTGAAACATCCATGTTTCCAGGACTTGTGAGAAGGTTGTACcttgatatatatatatccataaaaatgatgccagctgattcatgatttcgactggctgagaaaagctgcctacctgtctgtcttGTCCTGACTCccaacacgttcattactatggaacagctggagatcaaatttccattttgaaacaatgttgcaaaagTCGGTGAgtcagacagcaaggtttatacaaatctctgctgttgaaaaccaaatgtcagagagacagacagcaaggtttatacaaatctctgctgttgaaaaccaaatgtcagagagacagacagcaaggtttatacaa
It includes:
- the LOC120037853 gene encoding forkhead box protein B1-like; this encodes MPRPGRNTYSDQKPPYSYISLTAMAIQSCPEKMLPLSEIYKFIMDRFPYYRENTQRWQNSLRHNLSFNDCFIKIPRRPDQPGKGSFWALHPSCGDMFENGSFLRRRKRFKVMMMMAAQEHLAQSKQSDAAHYLRLSALAATGTHLPQMSSYNLGVSQPSTFKHPFAIENIIAREYKVPGSLAFSTMQSVSAGYPLHNQLTAAWPHMYNTMVDSVSPISMSGDYVAYRMPLKSLCHGGQTLPAIPVPIKPNPTTVGLSAGLTPHTSAFLSNSPQSLSPTSPQTDPSQSSPPTPRETHTNPTLQSVAVH